The genomic segment AGAGTTTAAGGAAGGCTTTAGTGATATTGTTCTTATGAAATCAGACGGTTCACCTACCTATAACTTTGCCTGTGTCATCGATGATGCAACACTTGGTATGACTCATATAGTAAGAGGTGAGGACCATATCTCAAATACACCCAAGCAGGTGCTGCTCTATCAGCTGCTTGGTTTTAAAGTCCCTGAGTTTATCCATCTTCCCCTTATCCTCGGTGAGGATAGGACGAGATTATCCAAGAGGCATGGGGCTGTGAGTGTAGCAGCCTATAGAGAGGAGGGTTTTCTTCCTCAGGCTCTCTTAAACTTTCTTGCACTCCTGGGCTGGTCACCAGGGGATAACAGAGAGATATTATCTAAGAAGGAACTTATCAATCTATTCAGCTTTGAGAGGATTAATAAGTCCAATGCTCTCTTTGATGTTGGAAAGCTTAAATGGATGAATAAGAAATACCTTAAACAGGTTAAAGATAGCGACTATCACGATGCATTGATTAAGTTTATTCAAAGAGAGAATTTATTGAACGAATATAACAGCATGGATGAGACTAAAAGAGAGATGCTCTTTAAACTCCTTAAACCCCGTTCCTCAACTTACACTGAATATGCCAAGCAGCTAAGATATATTTTATCTAGAGACTATATAGTAGAGGAGAGCTCAATTGAGAAACATAATTTAAGAGATGATAAGTCTAAAGAGGTTTTTAAGGATATAGCTATAGGCCTTAAGAGTATAGCCGAGTTCTCATCTAAAGAGATTGAGAGGGTCATACGTGCTGCAGCCGATAAATTTAAACTGGAAGCAAAAGAGGTAATCCATCCTTTAAGAGTTATCTTAACAGGTAATGAGATATCCCCGCCTCTATTTGAACTTATGGAGATT from the Candidatus Kaelpia imicola genome contains:
- the gltX gene encoding glutamate--tRNA ligase; translated protein: MSKVVLRFAPSPTGFLHVGGARTALFNFLFARHNKGKFILRVEDTDLERSEDSFLDDILESLKWLGIDWDGEVIHQSRRFDIYRSYADKLLKDGLAYEEKTDRGTALRYKSNIDSVKFNDLLRGEIEFKEGFSDIVLMKSDGSPTYNFACVIDDATLGMTHIVRGEDHISNTPKQVLLYQLLGFKVPEFIHLPLILGEDRTRLSKRHGAVSVAAYREEGFLPQALLNFLALLGWSPGDNREILSKKELINLFSFERINKSNALFDVGKLKWMNKKYLKQVKDSDYHDALIKFIQRENLLNEYNSMDETKREMLFKLLKPRSSTYTEYAKQLRYILSRDYIVEESSIEKHNLRDDKSKEVFKDIAIGLKSIAEFSSKEIERVIRAAADKFKLEAKEVIHPLRVILTGNEISPPLFELMEILGYEEVFARIDNFL